One genomic window of Ottowia oryzae includes the following:
- the gshA gene encoding glutamate--cysteine ligase yields MNNLRDRLSGVGPERLRGIRRGIEKESLRSRPDGTLALTPHPAALGSPLTHPHITTDFSESQMELVTGVHPSVEAALSELGQVHQVVYQEMASLGDEMLWVSSMPCGLPSDENIPIGRYGTSNVGRAKSVYRMGLSHRYGRRMQTISGIHYNWSLPGVTSDDYFGLIRNFRRHAFLLLVLFGASPAVCSCFVAGRPHELQPLGDNTMYLPHATSLRMGRLGYQSDAQSSLAVSYNNLEGYGASLEKALTEPYPAYEKVGIRNPGGDYNQLDTSLLQIENEFYGTIRPKRVIHPGERPLHALRERGVEYVEVRLMDLNPFETLGISAATARFLDVFLLHCLLTESPPDTPEEIAALSRNQHRTAATGRDPALLLERAGAQVKLTDWGHEVLAGCEPIAHAMDHAMGGTAYTEAWRAARAALSAPEQLPSARVLQAVQAAQGQSFKNFVAEQSHSTRDAFLMQPYPDALRDRYDHMAVASMEEQRRIERSDTMPFEEYRRQYVSPERLGLRPGAVMVGAESP; encoded by the coding sequence ATGAACAACCTGAGGGACCGACTGAGCGGTGTTGGGCCGGAGCGGTTGCGGGGCATCCGCCGCGGCATCGAGAAAGAAAGCCTGCGTTCGCGGCCCGATGGCACGCTGGCGCTCACGCCGCACCCGGCAGCGCTGGGCTCGCCGCTGACCCACCCGCACATCACCACCGACTTCAGCGAATCGCAGATGGAGCTGGTGACCGGCGTGCACCCCAGCGTCGAGGCGGCGCTGTCCGAGCTCGGCCAAGTGCACCAGGTGGTCTACCAAGAGATGGCTTCGTTGGGCGACGAGATGCTATGGGTATCCAGCATGCCCTGCGGCCTGCCGTCGGACGAGAACATTCCCATTGGCCGCTACGGCACGTCCAACGTCGGCCGCGCCAAGAGCGTGTACCGCATGGGCTTGAGCCACCGGTACGGCCGCCGCATGCAGACCATCTCGGGCATCCACTACAACTGGTCGCTGCCAGGGGTAACCAGCGATGACTACTTTGGCCTGATCCGCAACTTCCGCCGCCACGCCTTCTTGCTGCTGGTGCTGTTTGGCGCATCGCCAGCGGTGTGTTCGTGCTTCGTGGCAGGGCGCCCGCATGAGCTGCAGCCGCTGGGCGACAACACCATGTACCTGCCCCATGCCACCTCGCTGCGCATGGGCAGGCTGGGCTACCAGAGCGACGCACAATCGTCGCTGGCCGTCAGCTACAACAACCTGGAAGGCTACGGCGCGTCTCTGGAAAAGGCCTTGACCGAGCCGTACCCCGCGTACGAGAAAGTCGGTATCCGCAACCCCGGCGGCGACTACAACCAGCTGGATACGTCCCTGCTGCAGATCGAGAACGAGTTCTACGGCACCATCCGCCCCAAACGCGTCATCCACCCCGGCGAGCGGCCGCTGCATGCGCTGCGCGAGCGGGGCGTGGAATACGTCGAAGTGCGGCTGATGGACCTGAACCCGTTTGAAACCCTGGGCATCAGCGCCGCCACCGCGCGTTTCCTGGACGTGTTTCTGCTGCACTGCCTGCTGACCGAAAGCCCGCCCGACACACCCGAGGAAATCGCCGCCCTGTCGCGCAACCAGCACCGCACCGCCGCCACCGGGCGCGACCCGGCGCTGCTGCTGGAGCGCGCTGGCGCCCAGGTCAAGCTGACCGATTGGGGCCACGAGGTGCTGGCCGGGTGCGAGCCCATCGCCCACGCCATGGACCACGCCATGGGCGGCACGGCGTACACCGAAGCGTGGCGCGCGGCGCGGGCTGCGCTGTCTGCGCCCGAACAACTGCCCTCGGCCCGCGTGCTGCAGGCGGTGCAGGCTGCGCAGGGCCAGAGCTTCAAGAACTTCGTGGCCGAGCAGTCGCACAGCACGCGAGACGCCTTCCTGATGCAGCCGTACCCCGATGCGCTGCGCGACCGCTACGACCACATGGCCGTCGCGTCGATGGAAGAGCAGCGCCGCATCGAGCGCAGCGACACCATGCCGTTCGAGGAATACCGCCGCCAATACGTCTCGCCCGAGCGCCTTGGCCTGCGCCCCGGCGCGGTGATGGTCGGCGCCGAATCGCCCTGA
- a CDS encoding SDR family NAD(P)-dependent oxidoreductase — MDKIDFTGRVAIVTGAGGGLGRLHALGLAARGAKVLVNDLGGAVDGSGGSATAAQKVVDEIKAAGGEAMANGASVTDFDAVQAMVQQAIDAWGRVDILVNNAGILRDKSFAKMEIADFRQVVDVHLMGAVHTCKAVWPHMVAQKYGRILMTTSSSGLYGNFGQSNYGAAKMALVGLMQTLSIEGAKSDIRVNSLAPTAATRMTEGLMPPEVLQALRPEAVVPAMLVAVSEQAPSRTILCAGAGTYEAAHITLTHGEHLGLSPDTPERLLAALAGVTARAGETVPESGAAQGTNEVAQALAARR, encoded by the coding sequence ATGGACAAGATCGATTTCACCGGCCGCGTGGCCATCGTCACGGGCGCTGGCGGCGGGCTGGGCCGGCTGCATGCGCTGGGCCTGGCCGCGCGTGGCGCGAAGGTGCTGGTCAACGACCTGGGTGGCGCGGTGGACGGCAGCGGCGGCTCTGCCACGGCGGCGCAGAAAGTGGTGGACGAGATCAAGGCCGCAGGCGGCGAGGCGATGGCCAACGGCGCGTCGGTGACCGATTTCGACGCCGTGCAAGCCATGGTGCAGCAGGCCATCGACGCCTGGGGCCGCGTGGACATCCTGGTCAACAACGCGGGCATCCTGCGCGACAAGAGCTTTGCCAAGATGGAAATCGCCGACTTCCGCCAGGTCGTGGACGTGCACCTGATGGGCGCCGTGCACACGTGCAAGGCGGTGTGGCCGCACATGGTGGCGCAAAAGTACGGCCGCATCCTGATGACCACCTCGTCCAGCGGCCTCTACGGCAACTTCGGCCAGTCCAACTATGGCGCGGCCAAGATGGCGCTGGTGGGCCTGATGCAAACGCTGAGCATCGAAGGCGCCAAGAGCGACATCCGCGTGAACAGCCTGGCGCCCACCGCCGCCACCCGCATGACCGAGGGGCTGATGCCGCCCGAAGTGCTGCAGGCGCTGCGCCCCGAGGCGGTGGTGCCCGCCATGCTGGTGGCTGTGAGCGAACAGGCGCCCAGCCGCACCATCCTGTGCGCCGGCGCCGGCACCTACGAGGCGGCGCACATCACGCTCACCCACGGCGAACACCTGGGCCTGAGCCCCGACACGCCCGAGCGCCTGCTGGCCGCGCTGGCCGGGGTGACGGCGCGCGCGGGCGAGACCGTGCCCGAGAGCGGCGCCGCGCAGGGCACCAACGAGGTGGCACAGGCGCTGGCCGCGCGCCGCTGA
- a CDS encoding TonB-dependent receptor, with translation MSAFYDLSGSIPLYQSDAAAFDPSNYKFDETSYEHRRAREDLYQARADFRTPIGIGDDSTIQVGAKYTSRRKTNDAESVIYGGYDDDFTLDQVQDGSIDSIFKGRYPFGATISRPSADSFFQSNLAGFELDEEGTVGDSLAADYLIREKIFATYAMATLKFGTFTAIPGVRMEKTKSNYAAKDILDTTTVADLGKDYDSFGSQSYTDFFPGLNLRWNATPSLVLRAAVTRAIGRANYEQLAPTTVVNASDNEVTRGNPALRPLTSTNYDLAGEYYIGRKGILSIAGFYKTIENPIYTATVVQSGTFAGQALVDAQVTMPVNADSAFVKGIEINAQTELSFLPAPLDGFSIGGSITFVKSRAKGIPGRGNERLPLASQSNRVASAFLSYEKGGLSARVAYTYRSAYLLEPGEDTDTDLYVGAFNQWDARIGYDIVKNVTIFLEGSNLNDEPYRVFQGISSRTDEVERYGYSVKTGIQFKF, from the coding sequence ATGTCAGCTTTCTACGACCTGTCGGGATCGATCCCGCTCTATCAATCCGACGCGGCGGCGTTCGACCCGTCCAATTATAAATTTGACGAAACAAGCTATGAGCATCGCCGCGCGCGCGAGGATCTTTATCAGGCGCGCGCCGATTTCCGCACCCCGATCGGCATCGGCGACGACAGCACGATCCAGGTCGGCGCCAAATATACAAGCCGGCGCAAGACCAATGATGCCGAATCGGTGATCTATGGCGGCTATGACGACGACTTCACGCTCGATCAGGTTCAGGACGGGTCGATCGACAGCATCTTCAAGGGCCGCTATCCGTTCGGCGCGACGATCAGCCGCCCGAGTGCCGACAGCTTCTTCCAGTCGAACCTCGCCGGGTTCGAGCTGGATGAGGAAGGCACCGTCGGCGACAGCCTTGCCGCCGACTATCTGATCCGCGAAAAGATCTTCGCCACCTATGCGATGGCGACGCTGAAATTCGGCACCTTTACCGCGATCCCCGGCGTCCGCATGGAAAAGACGAAGAGCAATTATGCGGCGAAGGACATCCTCGACACGACGACCGTCGCCGATCTCGGCAAGGATTACGACAGCTTCGGGTCGCAGAGCTACACCGACTTCTTCCCGGGCCTCAACCTGCGCTGGAACGCGACGCCGTCGCTCGTGCTGCGCGCCGCGGTGACGCGCGCGATCGGGCGGGCGAACTATGAACAGCTCGCGCCGACGACCGTCGTCAACGCCAGCGATAACGAGGTGACGAGGGGCAATCCCGCCCTGAGGCCGCTGACCTCGACCAACTACGACCTCGCGGGCGAATATTATATCGGGCGCAAGGGCATCCTCAGCATCGCCGGCTTCTACAAGACGATCGAGAATCCGATCTACACGGCGACCGTCGTGCAGAGCGGCACCTTTGCCGGGCAGGCGCTGGTCGATGCGCAGGTGACGATGCCGGTCAACGCCGACAGCGCCTTCGTCAAGGGCATCGAGATCAACGCGCAGACCGAACTCAGCTTCCTGCCTGCGCCGCTCGACGGCTTCAGCATCGGCGGAAGCATTACCTTCGTGAAGTCGCGTGCCAAGGGCATTCCGGGCCGCGGCAACGAGCGGCTCCCGCTCGCCAGCCAGTCGAACCGGGTGGCGTCCGCCTTCCTCTCCTATGAAAAGGGCGGGCTGTCGGCGCGCGTCGCCTATACATACCGCTCGGCCTATCTGCTCGAACCCGGCGAGGATACCGACACCGATCTTTATGTCGGCGCCTTCAACCAGTGGGACGCGCGCATCGGCTATGACATCGTCAAGAATGTGACGATCTTCCTCGAAGGATCGAACCTCAACGACGAACCCTATCGCGTCTTCCAGGGCATTTCGTCGCGGACCGACGAGGTTGAACGCTACGGCTACTCGGTCAAGACAGGTATACAGTTCAAATTCTGA
- a CDS encoding NUDIX hydrolase translates to MELNHETIDTPPRDSASVVMLRDGAQGLEVLLMRRHADSAVLGGAYVFPGGKVDAADASADMLARLDQPPALLHARLGEPGLTAQQAAAFFVAAAREAAEESGLLLLQRGDDEIALHSADACARLRAGEPLAALLAAHGARLDTDALAPWSRWITPRRPSVMNKRFDTRFFLAAAPPAQQTQIDDFEVTEARWLTPRAALQQYRAHEIDMAPPQIVSLLHLMQYRDVAQAMADARSRTPPLIEPQPVETPETRVLCYPGDADHPVPQRALPAPVPTRLLWRNKRFEPPQGFAEFID, encoded by the coding sequence ATGGAGCTGAACCACGAAACCATCGACACCCCGCCGCGCGATTCGGCCAGCGTGGTCATGCTGCGCGACGGCGCGCAGGGGCTGGAAGTGCTACTGATGCGCCGCCACGCCGATTCCGCCGTGCTGGGCGGCGCCTACGTCTTTCCGGGCGGCAAGGTAGACGCGGCCGACGCCAGCGCCGACATGCTGGCGCGGCTGGACCAGCCGCCCGCCTTGCTGCACGCGCGCCTGGGCGAGCCGGGGCTGACGGCGCAGCAGGCCGCCGCCTTCTTCGTGGCCGCAGCGCGCGAGGCCGCCGAGGAATCGGGCCTGCTGTTGCTGCAGCGCGGCGACGACGAAATCGCCCTGCACAGCGCCGACGCCTGCGCCCGCCTGCGCGCGGGCGAGCCCCTGGCCGCCTTGCTGGCCGCGCACGGTGCCCGGCTGGACACCGACGCGCTGGCGCCCTGGTCGCGCTGGATCACCCCGCGCCGCCCTTCGGTGATGAACAAGCGCTTTGACACGCGCTTTTTCCTGGCCGCCGCGCCGCCCGCGCAGCAAACCCAGATCGACGATTTTGAAGTGACCGAGGCGCGCTGGCTCACGCCCCGCGCGGCGCTGCAACAGTACCGCGCGCACGAGATCGACATGGCGCCACCGCAAATCGTCAGCCTGCTGCACCTGATGCAGTACCGCGACGTGGCCCAAGCGATGGCCGACGCACGCAGCCGCACCCCGCCGCTGATCGAGCCGCAGCCCGTGGAAACCCCCGAAACCCGCGTGCTGTGCTACCCCGGCGATGCGGATCACCCCGTGCCCCAGCGCGCCCTGCCCGCCCCCGTGCCCACGCGCCTGCTGTGGCGCAACAAGCGGTTTGAGCCACCGCAGGGGTTTGCAGAATTCATCGACTGA
- a CDS encoding FUSC family protein: protein MVEGLFTRWLGAERRRRWLRVALSHYVLNGASCALGLFLVSGFMHAAFGAEAAAVATVGVIAALAADMVGPRRGKLAHMVVEPLIGVPLFWAVQRLHGHPFELGLLLVPATFVVFLGMAWGKRGTPVAIGVMLAAVFSMSTPVPASPEEALVRTAYCGIGSLLYVGYAVLANLVLNGRYRTQLVADLLLAVAALLRAHARRVAALPGSCPQAQSDPDAAVYAPGGLGELLKRQAALADQLQSTRDVVLESPRTARRQRLAGMLMVVLEMRDHLVASELDLDRVRHATQNTSAREDLAAIYRGMAADVEQLADDLLLGRRPALAADHTARLAGLHLAAHGPAMADADSRNRDSLLRGVAYRVRHQNDAVRQLTLLARDEAEPDLAVVRNSWRLFVSPTDWSPQPFLTLWHWNQPALRQAVRAALAVGTGYTIASLLPWGSHDYWILLTIVVVLRGSLAQTLERRNQRVAGTLLGSLLASAFLGLHPPALLMVLAVTIGQGVAHGFALRRYTVTAVAASIMGLVQAHMLFTTHSTAFAFVERVADTLLGAGIAWAFSYVLPSWERGQLPALVRRVLRALEQHARLSLALAHLDDIDTEHELMWRLARREAYDAVSALVQATGRTLVEPRAVRPPLALLEQLQGHSYQLMGQLSAVKSMLLLRRDQLQFDQIQAPMKLASNRIQGILTLSAPLPPGSQPPPAQSPEPESAGALPAVPEVLPDPFEHDVSPWLLRRLHLAIELAERVRGNAQDVLAALASVPADAGKPLLPQLR, encoded by the coding sequence ATGGTTGAAGGCCTGTTCACCCGCTGGCTGGGCGCCGAGCGGCGCCGGCGCTGGCTGCGCGTGGCGCTCAGCCACTACGTGCTGAACGGCGCCTCGTGCGCGCTCGGGCTGTTTCTGGTGTCGGGCTTCATGCACGCGGCCTTCGGCGCCGAGGCGGCGGCGGTCGCCACCGTCGGCGTCATTGCCGCGCTGGCCGCCGACATGGTCGGCCCGCGCCGCGGCAAGCTGGCGCACATGGTGGTCGAGCCGCTCATCGGCGTGCCCTTGTTCTGGGCCGTGCAGCGCCTGCACGGCCACCCGTTCGAGCTCGGCCTGCTGCTGGTGCCCGCGACCTTCGTGGTGTTCCTGGGCATGGCCTGGGGCAAGCGCGGCACGCCGGTGGCCATCGGCGTCATGCTGGCGGCGGTGTTTTCCATGTCCACCCCGGTGCCCGCCAGCCCCGAGGAAGCCCTGGTGCGTACCGCCTATTGCGGCATCGGTTCGCTGCTTTACGTGGGCTACGCGGTGCTGGCCAACCTGGTGCTCAACGGGCGCTACCGAACCCAGCTCGTGGCCGATCTTCTGCTGGCCGTGGCGGCGCTGCTGCGCGCGCACGCGCGCCGGGTGGCGGCCCTGCCCGGCAGCTGCCCGCAAGCCCAGAGCGACCCCGATGCGGCGGTGTACGCGCCGGGCGGCCTGGGCGAGCTGCTCAAGCGCCAGGCGGCGCTGGCCGACCAGTTGCAATCGACCCGCGACGTGGTGCTCGAGTCGCCCCGCACCGCGCGCCGCCAGCGCCTGGCCGGCATGTTGATGGTGGTGCTGGAGATGCGCGACCACCTGGTGGCGAGCGAGCTCGACCTGGACCGCGTGCGCCACGCCACCCAGAACACCAGCGCGCGTGAGGACCTCGCCGCCATCTACCGCGGCATGGCGGCCGATGTCGAGCAGCTGGCCGACGACCTGCTGCTGGGCCGGCGCCCGGCGCTGGCGGCCGACCACACCGCGCGCCTGGCCGGGCTGCACCTGGCCGCGCACGGGCCTGCCATGGCCGACGCCGACAGCCGCAACCGCGACAGCCTGCTGCGCGGCGTGGCCTACCGCGTGCGCCACCAGAACGACGCGGTGCGCCAGCTCACGCTGCTGGCGCGCGACGAGGCCGAGCCCGACCTGGCGGTCGTGCGCAACAGCTGGCGCCTGTTCGTCAGCCCCACCGACTGGTCGCCGCAACCCTTTCTGACGCTGTGGCACTGGAACCAGCCGGCGCTGCGCCAGGCGGTGCGCGCGGCGCTGGCGGTGGGCACCGGCTACACCATCGCCAGCCTGCTGCCCTGGGGCTCGCACGACTACTGGATCCTGCTGACCATCGTGGTGGTGCTGCGCGGCAGCCTGGCGCAGACGCTGGAGCGGCGCAACCAGCGCGTGGCCGGCACCCTGCTGGGCAGCCTGCTGGCCTCGGCCTTCCTCGGGCTGCACCCGCCGGCCCTGCTGATGGTGCTGGCCGTCACCATCGGCCAGGGCGTGGCGCACGGCTTTGCGCTGCGCCGCTACACCGTCACCGCGGTGGCCGCCTCCATCATGGGGCTGGTGCAGGCGCACATGCTGTTCACCACGCACAGCACGGCGTTCGCCTTTGTCGAGCGGGTGGCCGACACCTTGCTGGGCGCCGGCATCGCCTGGGCGTTTTCCTACGTGCTGCCCTCGTGGGAGCGCGGGCAGTTGCCGGCGCTGGTGCGGCGCGTGCTGCGCGCGCTCGAACAGCACGCGCGCCTGTCGCTGGCGCTGGCGCACCTGGACGACATCGACACCGAGCACGAGCTGATGTGGCGTCTGGCGCGGCGCGAAGCCTACGACGCGGTATCGGCCCTGGTGCAGGCCACCGGCCGCACGCTGGTCGAGCCGCGCGCGGTGCGCCCGCCGCTGGCCCTGCTGGAGCAGCTGCAGGGCCACAGCTACCAGCTCATGGGCCAGCTCAGTGCGGTCAAGTCGATGCTGCTGCTGCGGCGCGATCAGTTGCAGTTCGACCAGATCCAGGCGCCGATGAAGCTGGCCAGCAACCGCATTCAGGGCATCCTGACGCTGTCGGCGCCGCTGCCGCCAGGCAGCCAGCCGCCACCCGCGCAAAGCCCCGAGCCGGAGTCGGCCGGCGCGCTGCCAGCCGTGCCCGAGGTGCTGCCGGACCCGTTCGAGCACGATGTCAGCCCCTGGCTGCTGCGCCGCCTGCACCTGGCGATCGAGCTGGCCGAGCGCGTGCGCGGCAATGCGCAGGACGTGTTGGCGGCACTGGCGTCGGTGCCGGCCGACGCTGGCAAACCGCTGCTGCCGCAGCTGCGCTGA
- a CDS encoding histidine-type phosphatase, which produces MKRILLLSTALLAACAAPGPGANTPVASQPSLKLEKVVMLMRHGVRPPTKPVVVPPGYSSETWPGWPVDFGLLTPRGAAGVRLLGESDRAYFGARGLFPGGCPAPGTIVLKASYKERTIETARSWAAGFMPGCAAAISHPAGSGDDAIFHGLDSGPASFDGNRAYDAALAQAPEGGLAAETERHRDELTLLAKVLNCAVPACPLVAEPSRLVAQPHDRPKLEGPLDIASTASQTLVLEYLEGKPMTEVGWGRVSRAEIEQLLRFHPLEFRYLNRPGYIAAAAAAPIVHEIVTALGDRRAARLTLLAGHDTNVADLGGFFDLHWQVPSYPADEVPPGSALGFELVSTAGGDRYVRAFYRAQTMDQLRNLEALGSDDALFRRYLPIPGCGDSVEVTACRWNDFARIAAPRG; this is translated from the coding sequence GTGAAGCGCATTCTGCTGTTATCCACTGCACTGCTGGCGGCGTGCGCCGCGCCCGGGCCGGGGGCCAACACCCCGGTCGCCAGCCAGCCATCGCTGAAGCTCGAGAAGGTCGTGATGCTGATGCGGCACGGCGTCCGTCCGCCGACGAAGCCCGTCGTCGTTCCGCCGGGCTATTCGTCCGAGACATGGCCCGGCTGGCCCGTCGATTTCGGCCTGCTGACGCCGCGGGGCGCGGCGGGCGTCAGGCTTCTTGGCGAAAGCGATCGCGCCTATTTCGGCGCCCGCGGCTTATTTCCCGGCGGATGCCCAGCGCCCGGCACGATCGTCCTGAAGGCGAGTTACAAGGAGCGCACGATCGAGACGGCGCGAAGCTGGGCGGCGGGTTTCATGCCCGGCTGCGCCGCGGCGATATCCCACCCCGCCGGGTCCGGCGACGACGCGATCTTTCACGGTCTCGACAGCGGCCCGGCGTCGTTCGACGGGAATCGCGCTTATGACGCGGCCCTGGCGCAAGCGCCCGAAGGCGGCCTCGCCGCCGAGACCGAACGCCACCGCGACGAACTGACGCTGCTCGCGAAAGTGCTGAATTGCGCCGTGCCGGCCTGTCCTCTCGTCGCCGAACCCAGCCGGCTGGTTGCGCAGCCGCACGATCGCCCCAAGCTCGAGGGTCCGCTCGATATCGCATCGACCGCGAGCCAGACGCTGGTGCTCGAATATCTGGAGGGCAAGCCGATGACCGAGGTCGGCTGGGGCCGCGTGAGCCGCGCCGAGATCGAACAATTGCTGCGCTTCCACCCGCTCGAGTTCCGTTATTTGAATCGCCCCGGCTATATCGCCGCCGCCGCCGCCGCACCGATCGTGCACGAGATCGTCACGGCGCTCGGCGACCGGCGCGCGGCGCGGCTGACATTGCTCGCCGGACACGACACCAACGTCGCCGACCTCGGAGGCTTCTTCGACTTGCACTGGCAGGTGCCGAGCTATCCCGCCGACGAAGTTCCACCCGGCAGCGCGCTGGGGTTCGAGCTGGTCAGCACGGCCGGCGGCGACCGCTATGTCCGCGCCTTCTATCGCGCGCAGACGATGGACCAGTTGAGGAACCTCGAAGCGCTGGGATCGGACGATGCCCTGTTCCGCCGCTATCTCCCCATTCCAGGGTGCGGCGATTCGGTCGAGGTGACCGCGTGTCGCTGGAACGATTTCGCCCGGATCGCCGCGCCGCGCGGATAA
- the gshA gene encoding glutamate--cysteine ligase, with protein sequence MDTLKDRLAALTPDQLRGIRRGIEKESLRAQADGKLALTPHPTALGSPLTHPHITTDFSESQVELVTGVHASVEAVIAELTEVHQVVYHELKALRDEMLWVSSMPCGLPTDETIPLGRYGTSNVGRAKSVYRMGLSHRYGRRMQTISGIHYNWSLPGVTSQQYFGLIRNFRRQAFLLLYLFGASPAVCSSFVAGREHLLQPLGDCAMYLPWATSLRMGRLGYQSDAQASLAVSYNSLESYAASLEEALTVPYPPYEAIGIQNPGGDYNQLATTLLQIENEFYGTIRPKRVIYPGERPLHALRERGVEYVEVRLMDLDPFEPVGIQAQVGHFIDLFLLHCLLADSPPDTPEEIAALKANQHLTAARGREPGLLLRRGAHDVVLVDWAAEIVAELAPMAAAVDAALGGSAYAEALALAKARLADERLLPSARVLKAVGEQPEHGFVGFVRQQSLAAREALLALPYPEALHQRYGALAAASVAEQKRIERMDSMPFEIYRREYVSPRRLERGESAVMEDSESV encoded by the coding sequence ATGGACACCCTGAAGGACCGGCTGGCGGCGCTGACACCCGATCAGCTGCGCGGCATCCGCCGTGGCATCGAGAAAGAGAGCTTGCGCGCCCAGGCCGACGGCAAGCTCGCACTCACCCCGCACCCGACGGCGCTGGGCTCGCCGCTGACCCACCCGCACATCACCACCGACTTCAGCGAGTCGCAGGTCGAGCTGGTGACCGGTGTGCACGCCAGCGTCGAGGCCGTCATCGCCGAGCTGACCGAGGTGCACCAGGTCGTCTACCACGAGCTGAAGGCGCTGCGCGACGAGATGCTGTGGGTGTCCAGCATGCCCTGCGGCCTGCCCACGGACGAAACCATTCCGCTCGGGCGCTACGGCACCTCCAATGTGGGACGCGCCAAGAGCGTCTACCGCATGGGGCTGAGCCACCGCTACGGGCGGCGCATGCAGACCATCTCGGGCATCCACTACAACTGGTCGCTGCCGGGCGTGACCAGCCAGCAGTATTTCGGGCTGATCCGCAACTTTCGCCGCCAGGCCTTCTTGCTGCTGTACCTGTTCGGCGCCTCGCCGGCCGTGTGCTCGAGCTTCGTCGCCGGGCGCGAGCACCTGCTGCAGCCGCTGGGCGACTGCGCCATGTACCTGCCCTGGGCCACCTCGCTGCGCATGGGGCGCCTGGGCTACCAGAGCGATGCGCAGGCCTCGCTGGCGGTGAGCTACAACAGCCTGGAGAGCTACGCCGCCTCGCTCGAAGAAGCGCTCACGGTGCCCTATCCGCCTTACGAGGCAATTGGCATCCAGAACCCCGGCGGCGACTACAACCAGCTGGCCACCACGCTGCTGCAGATCGAGAACGAGTTCTACGGCACCATCCGCCCCAAGCGCGTCATCTACCCCGGCGAGCGGCCGCTGCACGCACTGCGCGAGCGCGGGGTCGAGTACGTCGAAGTGCGGCTGATGGACCTCGACCCGTTCGAGCCGGTGGGCATCCAGGCCCAGGTCGGGCATTTCATCGATCTGTTTTTGCTGCACTGCCTGCTGGCCGACAGCCCGCCCGACACGCCCGAGGAGATTGCCGCGCTCAAGGCCAACCAGCACCTCACGGCGGCGCGCGGGCGCGAGCCCGGCCTGTTGCTGCGCCGCGGCGCGCACGATGTGGTGCTGGTGGACTGGGCGGCCGAGATCGTGGCCGAGCTGGCGCCCATGGCCGCCGCCGTGGATGCCGCGCTGGGCGGCAGCGCCTATGCCGAGGCCCTGGCCCTGGCCAAGGCGCGGCTGGCCGACGAGCGCCTGCTGCCGTCGGCGCGCGTGCTCAAGGCCGTGGGCGAGCAGCCGGAACACGGCTTCGTCGGCTTCGTGCGCCAGCAATCGCTGGCGGCGCGCGAGGCCTTGCTGGCGCTGCCGTACCCCGAGGCCCTGCACCAACGCTACGGCGCGCTCGCCGCCGCCTCGGTGGCCGAGCAAAAACGCATCGAGCGCATGGACAGCATGCCGTTCGAGATTTACCGGCGCGAATATGTTTCGCCCCGGCGCCTGGAGCGCGGCGAGAGCGCGGTGATGGAAGACTCCGAGTCGGTCTAG
- a CDS encoding GDSL-type esterase/lipase family protein produces the protein MSISSFSTSTQPQTAPTLRRRQWMGGAVALGATALLSACGRNKTKAQPVSAGAKVLALGDSLTSGVGATAETAYPAVLARLTGWNVVNGGVSGDTSAQALAREPALLAEHQPKLVIVSIGGNDFLRKLPESDTRTHVHAICRQALDAGAQVLLVAVPRATLAAALGQMTDHPLYAEVAKDLKIPLVRGAWGEVLSKPELRSDTVHANAKGYEQFARSVQGAAAAVGLLAR, from the coding sequence ATGAGCATTTCCAGCTTCTCAACTTCGACACAGCCACAGACCGCCCCAACCCTGCGCCGCCGCCAATGGATGGGCGGGGCCGTCGCTCTGGGCGCCACGGCGCTGCTGAGCGCTTGCGGACGCAACAAGACCAAGGCGCAACCGGTGTCAGCCGGGGCCAAGGTGCTGGCGCTGGGCGATTCGCTCACCTCGGGCGTGGGCGCCACGGCCGAAACGGCGTACCCCGCCGTGCTGGCCCGGTTGACCGGCTGGAACGTGGTGAACGGCGGCGTGTCGGGCGACACCAGCGCGCAGGCGCTGGCGCGCGAACCTGCTCTGCTGGCCGAGCACCAACCCAAGCTGGTGATCGTCAGCATTGGCGGCAACGACTTCCTGCGCAAGCTGCCCGAAAGCGACACGCGCACCCACGTGCACGCCATCTGCCGGCAGGCGCTGGATGCGGGCGCGCAGGTGCTGCTGGTGGCCGTGCCGCGCGCCACACTGGCCGCCGCGCTGGGCCAGATGACCGATCACCCCTTGTACGCCGAAGTGGCGAAAGACCTGAAGATTCCGCTGGTGCGCGGCGCCTGGGGCGAGGTGCTGTCCAAGCCCGAGCTGCGCTCAGACACCGTGCACGCCAACGCCAAGGGCTATGAGCAGTTCGCTCGCAGCGTGCAAGGCGCGGCCGCGGCGGTGGGCTTGCTGGCGCGCTGA